The Brassica rapa cultivar Chiifu-401-42 chromosome A10, CAAS_Brap_v3.01, whole genome shotgun sequence genome segment ACTGTATCAGATGTATCCGGACTACGATTTCAGGTAACTACATGTTTGTAAATCTTTTAAGGGAGGGGGGATTATATGGGTAATGTTCATTGTCAGCTTCTTGAGCGACATGGCAACCCGCTATATATAATCCCCCCTTTTAAAATCAGTCTGGGAGTGTTGTCAGAAGGTTTGACCAACGGTTCATTGAACTGTTGCTAGTTGAGAGTTCAATTCTCTCCATTTCCCCAAAAATGCTAAACTAAAACCGGTTGTGTGAAAAAAGTTCGATCAAGTGTCTGACTGAACATGGAAGAGTCCATCTATGTGTATAACTCTATCACTACTGCAttgttgtttttatattttgttttcagcGCTGTGAAAGCACATCAGTTTTTCTCGGAGGAGAGCTGGGACACGTTTACTCAGATTTTCAACAACTATATGTTTGAAGCTTCTAAGGTATTCTAAGTCTGTTAGAtggagattttttttatcaattgtaTCATATGGATTCTCTAATCTGTTTTATTAGGAATGGACTGCGAGGAATGAGGATGGTTCCCTACTTGAGGCAATCTACGAGGCTCTTGATGAGGTAAGTACACTGTTGTAATAAGAAACGTAGTAGAAGCTAGGCAAGAGTAATGAAAAGAACTGTAATCATGCAAATGTGCTACAGGTTGTGAAACTAGCTGAATGTGAGATATATGTTTACAACCCGAATCCTAATGCTGATCCTTTCCTCGAAGAAGGAGCAATGTAAGTTACAacaactttccttttttttctctaaCTAAAAGGCTGTTTCCTTATCCTTTTTCTCCTGGTGGGTCAAATCCAGATGGTCTTTCTGTTTCTTATTCTACAACCGGAAACTGAAGCGTGTTGCAGGGTTTCGTTTCTGCTGCATAAGGTGAGAGTAATTATATAGTTGTCTGTCTCTTTTACTCTCCTTAAAAAGTCTTACCAATTCTAAAAATGATTGTTGCAGTAACCTGGCAAGTGATGCGTTTCTGGCCGACACACCTCCATATGGAGAGGATGAAGACATCTTTGCCGACATGGATATGTGATCTCTCTCTATCTTCAAGTTGAGCTGCACAGTCTGTAGAAATTCTGTATATCATCGTTGTTAGATGTTATGCTCTCTAGTCTCTAGGCTTGTGAATCCAAGTCCCAAGGTTAAGCCCTTC includes the following:
- the LOC103846591 gene encoding repressor of RNA polymerase III transcription MAF1 homolog, producing the protein MKFLEYTNLDRLNVFMGHLNLGERTIKGCLEAYSCKHAGTDKRLSLSLENEMLDYLGKSSDTDSSSPVDLLLSRSSRKALIYLVLTLYQMYPDYDFSAVKAHQFFSEESWDTFTQIFNNYMFEASKEWTARNEDGSLLEAIYEALDEVVKLAECEIYVYNPNPNADPFLEEGAIWSFCFLFYNRKLKRVAGFRFCCISNLASDAFLADTPPYGEDEDIFADMDM